A part of Cryptococcus neoformans var. grubii H99 chromosome 6, complete sequence genomic DNA contains:
- a CDS encoding uracil phosphoribosyltransferase → MSNITTCLPASGSNIHKAELPGNAFVLPPTSQLQSLLTIIRDETTQRGDFVFTSDRIIRLLVEEGLNHLPVLPKKVVTPVGREFEGVAFQGRICGVSIMRAGEAMEAGLRDCCRSVRIGKILIQRDEETALPKLFYAKLPDDIAQRYILLLDPMLATGGSCIKAIEVLLDHGVQEEKILFLNLIASPEGINKVCTRFPKLTIITAWVDEGLDDHSYIVPGLGDFGDRYFL, encoded by the exons ATGTCCAACATCACGACTTGTCTCCCTGCATCTGGAAGCAATATCCACAAGGCCGAGCTCCCCGGTAACGCCTTTGTCCTCCCCCCCACCTCTCAACTTCAGTCGCTCCTCACTATTATTCGCGATGAGACTACCCAAAG GGGTGACTTTGTCTT TACTTCAGATAGGATTATCAGATTGCTTGTagaggaag GTCTCAACCACCTTCCCGTGCTCCCTAAAAAAGTTGTCACTCCTGTTGGCCGTGAATTTGAAGGTGTGGCTTTCCAAGGGAGGATTTGCGGAGTGTCGATCATGCGAG CTGGAGAG GCAATGGAAGCGGGTCTTCGTGATTGCTGTCGTTCCG TGCGAATTGGGAAG ATTCTTATACAAAGG GATGAGGAGACAGCTCTACCCAAGCTTTTC TATGCTAAGTTGCCCGATGACATTGCTCAACGGtatatccttcttctagACCCTATGCTTG CTACGGGAGGTTCGTGTATCAAGGCCATCGAGGTTCTTCTTGACCATGGTGttcaagaggagaagatacTCTTTTTGAACTTG ATTGCTTCGCCTGAGGGCATCAACAAAGTTTGCACTCGCTTCCCCAAGCTTACTATT ATTACTGCTTGGGTGGACGAGGGCCTTGACGACCATTCATACATTGTCCCTGGTCTTGGTGACTTTGGAGACAG GTATTTCTTGTGA